The Methanoregula boonei 6A8 genome has a window encoding:
- the mobA gene encoding molybdenum cofactor guanylyltransferase, whose translation MKSAVVLAGGEARRANGQEKYFFTYQGRTFIERLLESLSGVVDEILVVARNQDQCARFQAMNNITCISDIRQGLGPIGGLHAATLAAKGELLFVSACDMPFVDPRVVSYLFGAIGDYDAAIPRWNEQMIEPLHAVYRRSALLLYLESHTSLSLRTMVRTLNARYIPVEDLQGFDPSLKTFTNINKLEELEHLNHVSGKKVD comes from the coding sequence ATGAAATCTGCGGTAGTGCTTGCCGGCGGTGAGGCCCGCAGGGCAAACGGGCAGGAAAAGTATTTCTTCACCTACCAGGGTAGGACATTTATCGAGCGCCTGCTCGAATCCCTGTCAGGTGTGGTCGATGAGATCCTGGTCGTTGCCCGCAACCAGGATCAGTGTGCCCGGTTCCAGGCAATGAACAATATCACCTGCATCAGCGATATACGCCAGGGGCTTGGTCCCATCGGGGGGCTTCATGCAGCCACCCTAGCCGCAAAGGGAGAACTCCTTTTTGTTTCTGCCTGCGATATGCCGTTTGTCGATCCCCGGGTAGTCTCGTATCTTTTCGGAGCAATCGGAGACTATGATGCGGCAATTCCCCGGTGGAACGAACAGATGATCGAACCACTGCATGCCGTTTACCGGAGATCCGCACTTCTTTTGTACCTGGAGAGCCATACTTCCCTCTCGTTACGGACCATGGTACGGACACTCAACGCCCGGTATATTCCGGTTGAGGATCTGCAGGGTTTTGATCCAAGCCTGAAAACATTTACCAACATCAACAAGCTCGAAGAGCTCGAACATCTCAACCACGTTTCCGGCAAAAAAGTCGATTGA
- a CDS encoding response regulator, whose amino-acid sequence MTRKIVVVEDDQPILDLMEILLKKLGYEPVLIPNGLDALSAVKADPPALILLDIMMSPLSGWEFLERLRTEYNLREIPVLLFTASPNVPEKMRTLNDPLVGILQKPVTFNELRTAIEKFLG is encoded by the coding sequence ATGACGCGTAAGATTGTTGTCGTTGAAGACGACCAGCCAATCCTGGATCTCATGGAGATCCTGTTAAAGAAACTGGGGTACGAACCGGTTCTCATACCAAACGGGCTTGATGCCTTGTCCGCGGTAAAAGCGGATCCACCTGCCCTGATCCTGCTCGATATCATGATGTCGCCGCTTTCGGGCTGGGAATTTCTGGAACGGTTGCGGACGGAGTACAACCTGCGGGAGATACCGGTACTTCTCTTTACCGCATCCCCCAATGTCCCGGAAAAGATGAGAACCCTCAACGATCCTCTCGTGGGTATTCTCCAGAAACCGGTTACCTTCAATGAACTCAGGACAGCCATTGAGAAGTTTCTGGGATAA
- a CDS encoding PAS domain-containing protein, translated as MGSPVPDREIILRLTIVAIASLTAILGTIFSLIHGIFAVFSFLYILPIICVVYFYPKKAVLFTLLISIIYIGLVYILGSFNPILIAVSTAWFAIFLTLSVVASSYANGLLEEKARIRQIMENTLEGIFCLDPGTLRIRGVNQKCAQWLGYSLGELQGTPVTTVWTDTAAHQRFFDEVTSGKAGIAFDALFRQKSGGVIRVILSPLYVTRGMLLCSVVNVTDIRVADEEIRQTLEDLERQVRERTAHLEQINEELRNEIIERRRLEHSLLSGDPTVKPDREKERKP; from the coding sequence ATGGGATCGCCAGTGCCTGACAGAGAGATTATTCTCCGCCTTACAATCGTGGCCATTGCCTCGCTCACCGCGATTCTGGGCACAATCTTTTCCCTCATCCACGGCATATTTGCAGTCTTTTCCTTCCTGTACATCCTCCCCATCATCTGCGTGGTCTATTTCTATCCCAAAAAAGCGGTACTCTTCACTCTCCTTATCAGTATAATCTATATCGGTCTCGTGTATATCCTGGGATCATTTAACCCGATCCTTATTGCCGTTTCTACCGCGTGGTTTGCCATTTTTCTCACCCTTTCCGTTGTTGCATCTTCCTATGCAAACGGCCTGCTCGAAGAAAAAGCCCGCATCCGGCAGATCATGGAGAACACCCTTGAGGGGATCTTCTGTCTCGATCCCGGCACTTTGCGGATCCGGGGAGTCAACCAGAAGTGTGCGCAGTGGCTGGGATATTCACTTGGTGAGCTGCAGGGAACACCGGTCACCACGGTCTGGACGGACACTGCCGCGCACCAGCGCTTTTTCGATGAGGTAACTTCGGGAAAAGCCGGCATTGCCTTTGATGCCCTGTTCCGGCAAAAGAGCGGAGGGGTTATCCGGGTGATCCTTTCCCCCCTCTATGTGACCAGGGGAATGTTGCTCTGTTCTGTGGTAAATGTTACCGATATCCGGGTTGCCGATGAGGAGATCCGCCAGACTCTCGAAGATCTTGAGCGCCAGGTACGGGAGCGCACTGCACACCTGGAACAGATAAATGAGGAACTGCGAAACGAGATCATTGAACGCCGCAGGCTTGAACATTCCCTCCTTTCAGGAGATCCGACAGTCAAACCCGACCGGGAAAAGGAGAGGAAGCCATGA
- a CDS encoding ketopantoate reductase family protein, whose product MKVLVLGAGAVGLSVAAKLSTVCEVDAVSRRKNAEAIRAEGFSLSGIWGSDTGHFSISESVPENARYDYIIITSKSQDTESLCREYAATLRDTETVSLQNGIGNEEIIGRYTNRVIGGMIITGFEWRADNQVHVSVEAGPARLGRFPEGLDDPVRTLVSLMARAGIRVEGTPEIRSELWGKTLYNCALNPLGAVMGVPYGDLARPAAWRIITRIVHEGFAIVSAEGVRLPWKTADEYLEYLKNVQLPATALHHSSMLQDITRGRRTEIDFLNGAIVAKGAGHGIPTPVNACITDLVKFREALVLQGAPG is encoded by the coding sequence ATGAAAGTTCTGGTACTGGGAGCAGGAGCGGTGGGATTGTCGGTAGCGGCAAAGCTCTCCACAGTCTGCGAAGTCGACGCGGTTTCCAGGAGAAAAAACGCCGAGGCGATCCGTGCAGAGGGTTTTTCGCTCTCAGGCATCTGGGGATCCGATACCGGTCACTTCAGCATTTCAGAGAGCGTTCCTGAAAATGCCCGGTACGATTATATTATTATCACATCAAAGTCCCAGGACACCGAATCACTCTGCCGGGAATATGCTGCCACGCTTCGGGATACCGAAACCGTGAGCCTGCAGAACGGAATCGGAAATGAGGAGATCATCGGCAGATACACCAATAGGGTAATCGGCGGAATGATCATCACCGGTTTTGAATGGCGGGCAGATAACCAGGTCCATGTGTCCGTTGAGGCAGGCCCGGCCAGACTCGGGCGGTTCCCGGAGGGTCTTGATGACCCGGTTCGTACGCTTGTCTCTCTTATGGCCCGGGCCGGGATCCGGGTTGAAGGCACACCGGAGATCCGCTCCGAGCTCTGGGGAAAAACCCTCTATAACTGTGCATTAAATCCCCTGGGTGCGGTGATGGGAGTGCCATATGGGGATCTTGCCCGGCCTGCTGCCTGGAGGATCATTACCCGGATTGTGCACGAAGGTTTTGCCATTGTCAGTGCAGAGGGGGTCCGCCTTCCCTGGAAAACAGCGGACGAATACCTGGAGTACCTCAAAAATGTCCAGCTCCCGGCAACTGCACTGCATCATTCGTCCATGCTCCAGGATATCACCCGGGGTCGCCGCACCGAGATCGATTTCCTCAACGGTGCCATTGTGGCAAAAGGGGCTGGTCACGGTATTCCCACACCGGTGAATGCCTGTATTACCGATCTGGTGAAATTCCGCGAGGCGCTCGTTTTACAGGGTGCTCCAGGATGA
- a CDS encoding PAS domain-containing sensor histidine kinase has translation MERQVTLRGYSFSHTDLVRSIVIASLTVSVILITALALAKNAGDLYPQLFYFPILYATYFYPKRGIILSGLCGVIYECLVYFSLYPDVLALWSATAQAILFICIALAVAYFTNLIRVSEARYRSIFENSLLGIILFDKNRFTIRLANQQVATMLGYEAEELGGIAFSDLFFSQDFKRRFFEHLGSGEDIRNFETCFVTKDKRPHWVNLSWSRIDDTIVSCSITDIDAEKSARELAADSSIQYRQVTENSPTGMVITDRTTILFANPAFFSFSGYGQEECSGMNLADLVIPEDKDRFRSFSDRWGFLEPAPDRDEFRFLTKNGETRRAVLYFTPIIRNNRPAGLVNIIDNTEWEEYRERVEQTKERRREMMRAVAHELRTPLQPVLGYLNLLLQDPPAFGVTEETRQILERCAKSVDRERQIINQMLELSVLEEEESSLDYSVFPVAGMINNVISGGGYALKAEIAVDVPADLLFDADRQKLSYVIDVLVANGVAYSKPPRKIWITYRDSPSHPFHRLAIQDNGVGITEAQLDEIFKSDGGTGPAREGVGGTGLSLAIAKKYVQLHGGYISVDSMVNIGSTFTLHIPKKRPDGTELP, from the coding sequence ATGGAACGACAGGTTACCCTCCGGGGATATTCATTCTCACATACCGATCTGGTCCGTTCCATCGTCATTGCCTCGCTGACTGTTTCTGTTATCCTGATAACCGCACTGGCTCTTGCCAAAAATGCCGGGGACCTCTATCCCCAGCTCTTTTATTTTCCCATCCTGTATGCAACGTATTTCTATCCCAAGCGCGGGATCATCCTTTCCGGCCTTTGCGGGGTCATCTACGAATGCCTGGTCTACTTCTCGCTCTACCCGGATGTTCTTGCACTCTGGTCGGCTACCGCCCAGGCCATCCTTTTTATCTGCATCGCGCTTGCCGTGGCTTACTTCACCAACCTGATCCGGGTATCCGAGGCCCGGTACCGGAGCATCTTTGAAAATTCCCTTCTCGGGATCATCCTTTTTGACAAGAACCGGTTTACGATCCGGCTTGCAAACCAGCAGGTGGCAACCATGCTCGGATATGAGGCAGAGGAACTGGGCGGGATTGCATTCTCCGATCTCTTCTTCTCGCAGGACTTCAAACGCAGGTTCTTTGAGCACCTTGGATCCGGTGAGGATATCAGGAATTTCGAGACCTGTTTTGTCACAAAGGACAAAAGGCCACACTGGGTCAACCTTTCCTGGAGCCGGATCGATGACACCATCGTGAGCTGCTCAATCACCGATATTGACGCGGAGAAATCTGCACGGGAACTTGCGGCAGACAGTTCGATCCAGTACCGCCAGGTGACCGAAAACTCGCCCACAGGTATGGTGATCACGGATCGCACCACAATCCTCTTTGCAAACCCGGCGTTTTTTTCCTTCTCCGGCTATGGGCAGGAAGAATGCTCCGGGATGAATCTTGCCGATCTGGTCATTCCTGAAGACAAAGACCGGTTCCGGTCGTTTTCTGATCGCTGGGGGTTTCTGGAGCCTGCCCCTGATCGTGATGAATTCCGGTTTCTCACCAAAAACGGGGAGACAAGGAGGGCTGTGCTCTACTTTACCCCGATTATCCGGAATAACCGTCCTGCGGGACTCGTCAATATCATTGACAATACCGAATGGGAGGAATACCGCGAACGGGTGGAGCAGACCAAGGAGCGGAGGCGCGAGATGATGCGGGCGGTTGCCCACGAGCTGCGGACCCCACTCCAGCCGGTGCTCGGGTACCTTAACCTCCTTCTCCAGGATCCTCCCGCTTTTGGGGTGACCGAGGAGACCCGGCAGATCCTTGAACGGTGTGCAAAGAGCGTGGACCGCGAGCGCCAGATCATCAACCAGATGCTTGAACTCTCGGTTCTCGAAGAAGAGGAATCCAGCCTTGACTACTCGGTCTTTCCCGTTGCCGGTATGATAAACAACGTAATCTCAGGAGGCGGGTATGCACTCAAGGCAGAGATCGCAGTTGATGTCCCGGCAGATCTTCTTTTTGATGCAGATCGCCAGAAACTCAGCTACGTTATCGATGTGCTGGTGGCAAACGGGGTGGCATATTCCAAGCCGCCACGGAAGATCTGGATTACGTACCGCGACTCGCCATCGCACCCTTTCCACCGGCTTGCTATCCAGGATAACGGTGTCGGGATCACTGAAGCCCAGCTTGATGAGATCTTCAAATCCGACGGAGGAACCGGGCCGGCACGTGAAGGTGTCGGCGGTACTGGCCTTTCACTTGCCATTGCAAAAAAGTATGTCCAGCTGCATGGGGGATATATCAGCGTGGACAGTATGGTAAACATCGGGAGCACCTTTACCCTCCATATCCCCAAAAAACGACCTGACGGGACGGAATTACCATGA
- the purB gene encoding adenylosuccinate lyase — MAVHPIEYRYGTAEMRQVWSEENRFSCVVSIEAALAQAEAAEGMIPAEAAAEIAKNAPRASLARAKEIEEEINHDMMAIVKAISEVSGESGRWVHYGATSNDILDTATGLQLAQALDLIDEKLRKLLGVLLRRAEETTNLVAVGRTHGQQGVPTTYGLRFAIWASEVGRHIERLEQLRPRVAVGQMTGAVGTQAALGPKGMEVQAAIMQILHLSSVDVSNQVISRDRYAEYFMFLANVATTLDKIGVEVRSLQRTEIGEVEEAFGAKQVGSSTMPHKRNPIKSEQVCGLARIVRAAVEPALLNNTLWDERDLTNSSCERVLFPEASILTDHCLRLMTTVLDKLEINRAAIRRNLAFLHGINMAESVMIELTRRGMNRQDSHEKIRLASMQALAENRPLADVLGEDQDVLRYCSRHDLETLLAPDSYIGTSAAQVSRVIGKLRPLVR; from the coding sequence ATGGCAGTCCACCCCATCGAGTACCGCTATGGCACAGCGGAGATGCGCCAGGTCTGGAGCGAAGAGAACAGGTTCTCATGTGTGGTTTCAATCGAGGCTGCGCTCGCTCAGGCAGAGGCAGCCGAGGGCATGATCCCTGCGGAGGCGGCAGCGGAGATTGCAAAGAACGCTCCCCGTGCCTCCCTTGCCCGTGCAAAGGAGATCGAGGAAGAGATCAACCACGATATGATGGCCATTGTAAAAGCGATCTCGGAGGTCTCCGGGGAGTCCGGGCGGTGGGTGCACTATGGGGCCACCTCCAACGATATTCTCGATACGGCAACCGGCCTCCAGCTGGCGCAGGCGCTGGACCTCATCGATGAAAAACTGCGCAAACTTCTTGGGGTGCTGCTGCGGAGAGCCGAAGAGACGACAAACCTTGTTGCGGTGGGGAGGACACACGGGCAGCAGGGAGTCCCGACCACGTACGGCCTCCGGTTTGCCATCTGGGCAAGCGAGGTGGGAAGACATATCGAACGCCTTGAACAGCTCCGCCCCCGGGTTGCAGTAGGGCAGATGACCGGCGCTGTGGGAACACAGGCAGCGCTTGGGCCAAAAGGCATGGAGGTGCAGGCAGCGATCATGCAGATCCTCCATCTCTCTTCGGTGGATGTATCCAACCAGGTGATCTCCCGGGACCGGTACGCGGAATACTTCATGTTTCTTGCAAATGTCGCAACGACCCTGGACAAGATCGGTGTCGAGGTCCGTTCGCTCCAGCGCACGGAGATCGGGGAAGTGGAAGAGGCGTTTGGTGCCAAACAGGTGGGCTCCTCTACCATGCCGCACAAGCGCAATCCTATAAAATCCGAGCAGGTCTGCGGCCTTGCCCGGATCGTAAGGGCTGCGGTCGAACCGGCACTTCTCAATAATACACTCTGGGACGAGCGGGATCTCACCAACTCTTCCTGCGAACGGGTACTCTTCCCTGAGGCGTCCATCCTTACCGATCACTGCCTCCGGCTCATGACCACGGTCCTCGACAAGCTGGAGATCAATCGTGCAGCGATCCGGCGGAATCTTGCCTTCCTTCACGGGATCAACATGGCCGAGTCTGTGATGATCGAACTCACCCGGCGCGGCATGAACCGCCAGGATTCCCACGAAAAGATACGTCTCGCAAGCATGCAGGCGCTTGCGGAAAACCGGCCGCTTGCAGATGTGCTTGGGGAAGATCAGGACGTGCTCAGGTACTGTTCGCGGCACGACCTGGAAACCCTCCTTGCACCGGATTCTTACATTGGTACTTCCGCGGCACAGGTCAGCCGGGTGATTGGGAAACTCAGGCCACTTGTGCGTTAA
- a CDS encoding MGMT family protein, with protein MEVTGGSCRLGLWHVHVWWSGDTIHRVRFAPTGIPGPVPAPIQKYCAGRLMDLSGLRTVACEGDTVSSLIYRAVREIPYGSTATYGDIARIVGTSPRAVGRAMAHNPTPLVVPCHRVVAANGIGGFTPAPEIKEHLLLLEKKAKKRQAHQSG; from the coding sequence ATGGAAGTGACTGGCGGGTCATGCAGGCTCGGACTCTGGCATGTCCATGTCTGGTGGAGCGGCGATACAATTCACCGTGTCCGGTTCGCACCCACAGGTATACCCGGCCCGGTGCCGGCCCCCATACAGAAATATTGTGCCGGTCGTCTCATGGACCTATCAGGACTCAGGACTGTTGCCTGTGAAGGGGATACGGTCTCCTCCCTCATCTACCGCGCCGTCCGGGAAATCCCGTATGGCAGTACCGCGACATACGGGGATATCGCGCGAATTGTGGGTACATCTCCCCGGGCCGTGGGGCGCGCCATGGCCCATAACCCTACACCACTCGTGGTACCCTGCCACCGGGTCGTGGCGGCAAACGGAATTGGCGGATTTACCCCGGCTCCCGAGATCAAAGAGCACCTCCTCCTGCTTGAGAAGAAAGCAAAGAAACGACAGGCCCATCAATCCGGGTGA
- a CDS encoding ATP-dependent DNA helicase: MDSFDPFFPYSEYRPHQREMLTFAAQIARDGGIGMIDAPTGSGKSSVISALLAERRGRKIVIAVRTVSQLTTFVRELALVKKKRPDLKTVYLVGKKSICPLGGEGDIYRRCEGVKTFSTALMRERAERGALVPIKDPFIVQQIRKMDREHPLLCPYFIASRQFVPGESGGVKMIPSAQVRSKADRMLDDPVRPQELGGFSGDICPYELVLSAAKNADVVILNYHHLFDRVIREQLYANLNVEDQDVMLLIDEAHNCGDVIQSVESIALAQKDIEQATRELSGMRRLHKGAEAVQHVLPRLSEFMAGLANSSEPEDWFDPGIFDRAIVKGSLWKDMGDIVDELMGLAETIREKNQKSGEFRETAIERLTLFMYRLSQSANNPAYLTIYKRTDEGILLEVRNIDPSAPLTEICSTHACCILISGTLSPVDSFRRLYFNNASVATLALPNSFPKENRIICCANDITTAYSLRQSRENTEKIVQYITVFAALKKNRAIYFPSYQILESYASLASSHISRRKIYIEPRDAAGAGAALNEFLSLPAQGDSGIMFAVCGGKWSEGLDYRGEMLSGAMVVGLPLAPFTRVRKMVIEYFRHKYGDEGEFLCYTLPAINRALQALGRVLRTPEDRGVLVFAERRFLEKRVYSALPLWIRDEMIECDFTKFREVLGKWK, from the coding sequence ATGGACAGTTTCGATCCGTTCTTCCCCTACAGCGAGTACCGCCCCCACCAGCGCGAGATGCTGACGTTTGCCGCACAGATAGCGCGGGACGGCGGCATCGGCATGATCGATGCCCCGACCGGCAGCGGGAAATCAAGTGTAATCTCTGCGCTTCTCGCAGAACGCCGGGGCCGGAAGATCGTAATTGCGGTAAGAACGGTCAGCCAGCTCACGACCTTTGTCCGGGAGCTTGCACTTGTCAAAAAGAAGCGGCCGGATCTCAAGACCGTATATCTTGTCGGGAAAAAGAGCATCTGTCCTTTAGGGGGAGAAGGAGATATTTACCGGCGCTGCGAAGGTGTCAAGACATTTTCTACAGCCCTTATGCGCGAACGGGCCGAACGCGGGGCGCTTGTCCCCATCAAGGATCCCTTCATCGTCCAGCAGATACGGAAAATGGACCGGGAGCACCCGCTTCTCTGTCCTTATTTTATTGCGAGCCGCCAGTTTGTTCCCGGGGAGAGCGGCGGGGTCAAGATGATCCCGTCTGCCCAGGTCCGCTCGAAAGCTGACCGGATGCTCGACGACCCGGTCCGGCCCCAGGAACTCGGGGGATTTTCTGGGGATATCTGCCCCTATGAGCTCGTGCTTTCGGCAGCGAAAAATGCCGATGTGGTGATCCTCAACTACCACCATCTTTTTGATCGTGTAATCCGGGAGCAGCTCTACGCAAACCTCAATGTGGAGGACCAGGACGTGATGCTCCTGATCGACGAAGCCCATAACTGCGGAGACGTGATCCAATCGGTCGAAAGTATTGCGCTTGCCCAGAAAGACATTGAGCAGGCCACCCGCGAGCTTTCGGGGATGCGCCGGCTCCATAAAGGGGCAGAGGCGGTGCAGCACGTCCTTCCCCGGCTCTCGGAGTTCATGGCCGGCCTTGCAAACTCTTCTGAGCCTGAGGACTGGTTCGACCCCGGGATCTTCGATCGGGCGATTGTCAAAGGCTCGCTCTGGAAGGACATGGGCGACATTGTTGACGAACTCATGGGGCTTGCCGAGACCATACGGGAAAAAAACCAGAAGTCAGGAGAGTTCCGCGAAACGGCAATCGAGCGCCTGACCCTTTTTATGTACCGCCTGTCCCAGTCAGCGAATAACCCGGCCTATCTGACCATCTACAAACGGACTGATGAAGGCATCCTCCTTGAAGTCAGGAATATCGACCCGTCTGCCCCATTAACGGAGATCTGTTCCACGCATGCCTGCTGTATCCTGATCTCGGGGACGCTCTCGCCGGTCGACAGCTTCCGGCGGCTGTACTTCAACAATGCATCCGTTGCCACCCTTGCCCTGCCCAACTCGTTTCCCAAAGAGAACCGCATCATCTGCTGCGCAAACGATATTACAACAGCATATTCCCTCCGCCAGAGCAGAGAGAACACCGAGAAGATCGTGCAGTATATTACCGTGTTTGCCGCACTCAAAAAGAACCGGGCCATCTACTTTCCCAGTTACCAGATTCTTGAATCCTACGCATCGCTTGCCTCCTCCCACATCAGCAGAAGGAAGATCTACATTGAACCCCGTGATGCGGCAGGAGCAGGGGCTGCTCTTAATGAGTTCCTCTCCCTTCCCGCACAGGGGGACTCAGGGATCATGTTTGCGGTCTGCGGGGGAAAATGGAGTGAAGGGCTCGACTACCGGGGGGAAATGCTTTCCGGGGCGATGGTGGTGGGCCTGCCGCTTGCCCCGTTTACCCGGGTCAGAAAGATGGTTATCGAGTACTTCCGGCACAAATATGGTGACGAAGGCGAATTCCTCTGTTATACCCTCCCAGCGATCAACCGGGCCCTCCAGGCGCTCGGTCGCGTGCTGCGCACTCCCGAGGATCGCGGTGTTCTTGTCTTTGCCGAACGCCGGTTTTTGGAAAAGCGTGTTTACTCGGCCCTGCCCTTATGGATCCGGGACGAGATGATCGAATGTGATTTCACAAAGTTCCGGGAGGTACTTGGGAAATGGAAGTGA